The Miscanthus floridulus cultivar M001 chromosome 17, ASM1932011v1, whole genome shotgun sequence genome has a window encoding:
- the LOC136515712 gene encoding uncharacterized protein, with protein sequence MDAYCVEIRKLKGKFYGIEYHHVVRDQNQLADHLSKLGSSRAVIPLGVFIQDLLAPSIKEDKEVEEVPPAEQLVLAVPSPITNWREQFIKYLTSAEVPIDKTETECLVR encoded by the coding sequence atggatgcttactgcgtTGAAATCAGAAAGCtcaaaggaaaattctatggcatcgagtatcaccacgtggtacgtgaccaaaatcaactcgccgaccacttatccaagttggGTTCTTCTCGTGCCGTGATCCCACTGGGAGTCTTCATTCAGgatctcctggcgccatccatcaaagaagataaggaagtcgaagaagttccccccgccgagcagttggtacttgcggtaccttcgccgATCACCaactggagggagcaattcatcaagtacctcaccagtgctGAGGTACCCAtagacaagactgaaactgaatgcctaGTTCGTTGA